CCATAGGGAAAGAGGCATGGGGGAGCGGGGGACAAACTTACCCAGCTTCTCTGTGGCTTCCACACAAACACTAGGATACATGCCTTCGGTGTAAGTTGCCACCAGAAGATATAGATGGGTCTTCACAACCACCACACCAGTTTTTTCCTGGATAAAAGTAAAAcagattgttttcttttgattctagTCACAGGAGTAGCAGTTACACTATGGTCTCACTTGTGCCATTTCTTTACTTCCATACACTCCTATCTGTATTTGGACTCTTCACTATTTTCCACTAACTTAGttgtttcttctaaaaaaattgCGAACTTGTAATATTGTATGTGTACTTAGAAAAAGTTCCCCAACTGACTGTAATATACCCCTATCCTAGTGAGAACTGATATAATGAGAAGGTAATACATTTTGGAATTGGACAGCTTTGGGCTTGAATCCCAGTGCCTCCATTTTCTGCAGCATGACTAAGGAAGTTATTTAACCTTGTGAGGCTACTTACTTTATAATGCTGATGAAGTGTGCTTAACCCATAAGATAGGGCATCCAGTAAACGTGAATTTCATCTCCTTATTTCCTTATTGAAGATGTCTTAAGTATAAgaatgctataatttttttttttttttttttttttttagatgaaggaGGATGTAGAGTATAGAGTACTGAAAAGAGATACTTCAGGCAAGGTTCAGTTGATAGATTCTGGAATGAATAGTTCTCAACTAAGCTCTCCGTTCGTACTTTCTTTCACATATTCCTTTCTAGCATTAGATTTCTGTCTCAGACATTGCCACTGGAGTAAAAGGCCTAATGTTTTATAAACGAGATCAGCAAATTGGAATCAAATTCTTAAGGTTTTACCGAGCTGTCTTCAAATCCTGAACACTCACATTCTTAGCATAAAGAGAATAGTCATCTGCCCGGATACATTTGTAATCCTTTTCCTTGAAATACAATCCTTCTCTTCTGGTTTGTAAAGGGTTCTTGGCGAATCCATTCACAAGTGTTCGGACATCACCAGGCATTACCTGCAGAAGTAAAGAGTGAGCAAACTGTGGCAGGCTGGCCAAATTTGGCCCACATTTGTTTTTATAGGCTtgcaagctaagaatggtttttacatttttaagtcaGTAGATTTAAAAAGCACtagaatagggacgcctgggtggctcagcggttgggcttctgccttctggctcagggcgtgatgctggagtcctggggatcgagtcccgtgtcgggctccctgcgtggagcctgcttctccctctgcctgtgtctctgtttctctctctctgtgtctctcatgaataaataaataaatctttaaaaaaataaaaaataaataaaaaagcactaGAATAGTATTGTGTGATTTGTAAAAATTAcaggaaattcaaatttcagtgttcatAAAGATTTGTTGGAACATAGTCACCCCCATTCTTTTATGTATTGTATATGCCCCTTTTCCTATTAAAACTGCATTGCAGTTGTGACACAGGTCATATAGTCCAGAaacctaaaatgtttactatggatttttccaaaaaaaaaaaaaaaaaaaaaaaaaaaaaaaaggttaaaatgctTACACCCAAACTTGCTTTTTCTTACACTAAATCCTGGCGATGCCACGCACAAGCTTCGCTCCTGGAGTTTGATGAGTGCTGCACTGTCCACATGCTTTGTTCCCAGGAGGGTATCTAACAGCAAGTTCTGCAAATGACTCATGTGTTCCCTCAGCTCTGAAAAAGGGAACCACAGTTGAAAGGATTCGCTCTGGCCAGCTTTGAAAAGGCCCCTGAATACAAACCTCCCTAAGGCCCTTTCTTTGGACAGTTTTCAGCGTGTGCGCTCGGGAAGTAGTGAAAATGAAGAGTGAACACGGTGGTCCGTCATCAAATAGCCATCAATAAATACTCCAGGAGGAAAACGGAAAAACCACGGTTCACACGGTGAGTTTGGAAAATCACTGCTCTTCATTATCTAGTTACGCTAATGGTtcgcatcagaatcacctgagatTATAAACCCAAACACCTGCGAGGTGCAGCCACTGATGCAATCAGCGGGTTCTGAGTCTTCACGTTCACTCACCCCTGACCGGCACCGGCGACTACTATGGGCCCTGATGCAGGGGTCTAAATACACTAAAAAGGCATTTAAAGCGGCATTTTCCGTACAAGTCCCCACGTTTTGGGCCGTCCTCACAGGGACAACCTCCACAAACACTCTTCCTTCTAGGGGATGCTGAGGGCAGGCGCCCCTTTCCGGACACTCCCGCGCAGTGGTTTACCCCACGGGGGTTCCAAGAGGGACtagaggcgggggtggggcgcGGGGCTAACTAAAGTCCAGTCGTGCCGGCTGGGGAGGCGCACAGGACTGGGAGGGCGCGGTGACCGAAGCCAGAGCAGAAAGGACCACGCAGCGACGAGACCAAGGAGACCAGCGCTCCGCCGAGACTGCACGGTAGCCGGGCAGCGGCTGGTCAACGGAcgcgggggagggcggggcgggaAGGCGACGGGCCTAGCTATTGGCTGAGACATCTGCCCGTCACTGAGGAGCGCTCCTGTTTGGCTGGCTAACCACGCCCCGCCCACCAGGGTCGGCCCCCACAGGCGCCCCGGTGACTCCTCCGCGGCGCTGGGCTCGCGTGCGCAGTTGCGCGAAGCTTAGGGACGTAGCCGCGGGGCTCCGGCCGCTTGACAGAATCCTGACTTGTCGTCTGTCGCGGCGCGCGGCTGCGTCAAGGAGACACTGGACGCGTACATTCTGTCATTCTGAGGCGACAGGCCCGAGCTCACGGGGCTGAGGGACTCGGCTGGCGCGCTCTCCGGTCGCTGCCGACCAGTGCGGGGCGGTGGGCCGTGGGGCCGGAGCCCCGCGTGCTGCAGGGAGCCGAAGGCCCAGCCAGCcttgggaggggcggggggctgaGGTACCTGTGACGGTCTGCAACTTTCCTGTCAGGCAGGGCGGAGCACGCACGCCTCTTGTTGacggggtgggagggaagggacgGGGCGGTGGGTGCTGTAGGTCTACAACGGGTGCAAGCCCTGATGACCGCTTCCCCCCTCAGATGACGGTCCTTCTTCTGTGAGtaggggatggggggtgggggatgcaaaTTTTGTGTGagagcccctccccctctccaagCAGCCCTGCCCGTGCGGGTTCCGTAGCCAGAAAGTCGCAGCTCTTCTCGGGGGTCCGCGTCCTGAATCTGAAAACTGCTGCAGCGCGACCCCTAGAGGTCTGGGTGGTAGTTGCCGCGCCGGCTCGAGAGGGCAGTGCTGTGGGAGGACGTGGGAAGCCTGGAATTCCGGGGGGGGCGGAACGCCGGGGTCAGCCCGGGGAGAACCTCCTCTGCTTCAAAGTGGCTAGGTCTGAAGGCCTCCCCAGAAGCTGTGGTGAAGGCCGCTTGTGAAGGAAGGTGGGGGTGGCTACTAATTCAGAATCCGTTCCACATCCGTTCGTGGTTGCAAAGATTGATGGTGAAGTAGCAGAAAAGGAGGGTTGTGAATTCTCATTAACTGAATAAgctgcatttttaaagttttcctagGGGCTGTGTTATTTGTGACCGCGATGAGAAATTTCGTCAGTGATGATCTGATAACTGACAAACTTCACAGGCCCAAGAGCTCGAAAGACTGGTTGGAACCACAGCCACTTTATTTGGTGGAGGTAATAGTAACATggcattttgcatttttgtatttgagtagtTGCACTGAAAAGTGGCTTGTGCTTAgtatttttcctgtgttttctatttCGTTGCTGCTTTTTATTCAGTCGCTACTAACTTTGTGTTTGGTATTCATTTTCTAGATTGTTAAGGTGGGttcattgttaattattttttctatataacaAAGTTACAAACTTTGGCCTGAAGCACTCTTTTAACTGCATCACTGAAATTatagatgttttttaaaactactgtaatttctttttttccaaacatCTTTATTAAGGTATTCACTGATAGACCATGAACTGCATATGTgtaaagtgtacagtttgataaattttgatgtatgtattcatcaccacaatcaagagaATGAACATATTCAgt
This genomic stretch from Canis lupus dingo isolate Sandy chromosome 17, ASM325472v2, whole genome shotgun sequence harbors:
- the PFN4 gene encoding profilin-4, translated to MSHLQNLLLDTLLGTKHVDSAALIKLQERSLCVASPGFSVMPGDVRTLVNGFAKNPLQTRREGLYFKEKDYKCIRADDYSLYAKNEKTGVVVVKTHLYLLVATYTEGMYPSVCVEATEKLGEYLRRKGN